A region from the Drosophila ananassae strain 14024-0371.13 chromosome 2L, ASM1763931v2, whole genome shotgun sequence genome encodes:
- the LOC6500063 gene encoding tight junction protein ZO-3 isoform X14 translates to MKPSTRRRSFKTKPAKANLYNPLVRYRPTAYVRNGIIGGGEGPGSSGLYQINDRVYTTSKMFLRDGYMYPRQPGQPMDPRYPLELHEFPQQFGATGLQLVSTPKVHIAGEYLANDQQQQQQQQVQEQQERQMGRRKAAAAAEINLANQVYWLGKQKSRSRSRSNSLGNKSMTSCIGGGASGGGGGGERDRERPYIRNVDDLLQALGKREGSGGDNNSTLHETASTHSSSQRRRFKKGDRTTWEYHTVAVTRVPGYGFGIAVSGGRDNPHFANGDPSIAVSDVLKGGPAEDRLQVNDRIISVNGVSLENVEYATAVQVLRDSGNTVQLVVKRRVPLNPVTPGGAAVQHQHSHSLSSVGLMANGGGVAPTPMTNLSQPNSLNSSLVQNASGGQPIKVTLTKGGKKDDYGVVLGCRLFVKEISSKAREQLNANGYSLQEGDIITRIHNTNCGDTMSLKEAKKIIDGCKERLNLVVLRDITNQAAVSQLNLNNSASHQSASGNIYATHQAQVSGCSNSNNNLEDPYLPGGASYSSQNLYVQPPTRTSNGPSMNGNVLNEEKSNLTPRGRSRGPLMDGVSLQQLDRPVTPTRGRNGVASDEPPRPPPPRGSSGGAAQEDFYSSRRQLYEERQSAEPRFISFQKEGSVGIRLTGGNEAGIFVTAVQPGSPASLQGLMPGDKILKVNDMDMNGVTREEAVLFLLSLQDRIDLIVQYCKEEYDEVVTNQRGDSFHIKTHFHCDNPSKGEMAFKAGDVFRVIDTLHNGVVGSWQVLKIGRGHQEMQRGVIPNKSRAEELATAQFNATKKEMNANESRGNFFRRRRSTHRRSKSLSRENWDDVVFSDSISKFPAYERVVLRHPGFVRPVVLFGPVSDLARERLAKDFPDKFSTPLQDDDKSAGSSGKCRIVRLSNIRDVMDRGKHALLDITPNAVDRLNYAQFYPVVIFLKTDSKHVIKQLRHGLPKAAHKSSKKLLEQGQKLERVWSHIFSTQIALSDEESWYRKLRDSIDLQQSGAVWMSESKFPDSPTEMLFPPYIAQPCQFACCRPVASTSVPRYSQNLNLGQSHSKSFTLIQGQDTTTPPPRPPPVVYAHSQSLAEKPRNRRSYTMVPIIKPATSMPSGLAPADTADVPISQPLEDHVLALDGANSSQYHSSQPNLLSNSFASTPKHSSLNLNGGSSTNAVNQTRGFQPGSGPAGPVSRYGLRQNAPVERRTTPYYYHELLLQKNIFDSSLNLLDQNKNKNSNLQLEQQQQQQRLVDTNVSKRTPAPAPMAKPQQRLIGNGIPGRSSYSSSSGSLSNLLGNGHESSDGTLADEGNFTLAFNNLTNQIASLNNSSSITNNHINSNNNNINCSSNNNSSNSNNNSNINNADSNNNVGQSNECIA, encoded by the exons atgaagcCCAGCACGCGACGCCGCAGTTTCAAGACCAAGCCAGCCAAAGCGAATTTGTACAATCCGCTCGTACGCTACCGTCCCACGGCCTATGTGCGGAATGGAATTATTGGCGGAGGGGAGGGGCCTGGCTCTAGCGGCCTTTACCAGATCAACGATAGGGTCTACACCACCAGCAAGATGTTCCTCCGCGACGGTTACATGTATCCCCGCCAGCCCGGTCAGCCGATGGATCCCCGCTATCCCCTCGAGTTGCACGAATTTCCGCAACAATTCGGGGCCACGGGTCTGCAACTGGTCAGCACTCCAAAGGTCCATATAGCCGGCGAGTATTTGGCCAacgaccagcagcagcagcagcagcaacaggtgcaggagcagcaggagcgACAAATGGGCAGGCGAAAGGCCGCTGCAGCCGCCGAAATAAATTTGGCCAATCAGGTTTACTGGCTGGGCAAGCAGAAATCTCGGTCCCGATCCCGTAGCAATAGTCTGGGCAACAAGAGCATGACCAGTTGCATTGGCGGAGGTGCCAGTGGTGGAGGTGGGGGTGGTGAAAGGGATCGCGAACGTCCCTATATTCGCAATGTGGATGACTTGCTGCAGGCTCTGGGAAAGCGGGAGGGCAGTGGCGGGGATAACAACAGCACTCTGCACGAAACTGCATCTACGCACTCCTCATCGCAGCGAAGACGTTTCAAAAAG GGCGATCGCACCACTTGGGAGTACCACACAGTTGCAGTCACCCGGGTGCCGGGTTATGGCTTCGGCATCGCCGTTTCCGGTGGACGTGATAATCCGCACTTCGCCAACGGAGATCCATCGATAGCTGTTAGCGACGTACTCAAAGGTGGCCCCGCCGAGGATCGATTGCA AGTCAACGATCGGATTATATCGGTGAATGGCGTTTCCCTGGAGAACGTGGAGTATGCGACGGCGGTGCAAGTGTTGCGGGACAGTGGCAACACTGTGCAGCTGGTGGTGAAGAGGCGCGTGCCACTGAATCCCGTCACGCCGGGTGGTGCGGCGGTGCAGCACCAGCACTCGCACAGCCTCAGCTCGGTGGGTCTGATGGCCAATGGAGGTGGCGTGGCGCCAACTCCCATGACCAATCTCAGCCAGCCAAACTCGTTGAACTCGTCGCTGGTGCAAAACGCCTCCGGAGGTCAGCCCATCAAGGTCACACTCACGAAAGGCGGCAAAAAGGATGACTACGGCGTGGTTCTGGGCTGCAGGCTGTTTGTCAAGGAGATCTCCTCGAAGGCCAGGGAGCAGCTGAACGCCAATGGCTACAGCCTCCAGGAAGGTGACATCATCACACGCATCCACAACACAAACTGCGGGGATACCATGAGCCTGAAGGAGGCCAAGAAGATTATCGATGGCTGCAAGGAGCGCCTGAACCTGGTGGTTCTCCGAGACATCACCAATCAGGCGGCTGTCAGTCAACTGAATCTTAACAACTCGGCCAGCCATCAGTCGGCATCGGGAAATATTTATGCCACCCATCAGGCACAAGTGTCCGgctgcagcaacagcaacaataaccTGGAGGATCCGTATCTGCCAGGAGGGGCCAGCTACTCCTCCCAGAACCTCTATGTTCAGCCGCCAACCCGAACCTCTAATGGCCCCAGCATGAATGGCAATGTCCTGAACGAGGAGAAGAGCAATCTGACACCCAGGGGAAGATCCAGAGGTCCCTTGATGGATGGAGTTTCTCTGCAGCAACTGGACAGACCTGTGACCCCAACTAGAGGACGCAACGGAGTTGCCTCCGATGAGCCACCGCGTCCGCCACCCCCAAGAGGATCCAGTGGTGGAGCCGCCCAAGAGGACTTCTACAGCTCTCGAAGACAGCTTTACGAGGAGCGCCAGAGTGCCGAGCCACGGTTCATATCCTTCCAAAAGGAAGGAAGCGTTGGCATTCGTCTAACTGGTGGCAACGAAGCCGGAATCTTTGTGACAGCCGTGCAGCCAGGATCTCCAGCTTCGCTCCAGGGTCTAATGCCGGGAGACAAAATCCTGAAAGTCAACGACATGGACATGAACGGTGTGACCCGAGAGGAGGCTGTGCTCTTTCTATTGAGTCTCCAGGATCGCATCGATCTGATTGTGCAGTACTGCAAGGAGGAGTACGACGAGGTCGTGACCAACCAGCGTGGCGACTCTTTCCACATCAAGACCCATTTCCATTGCGATAATCCATCCAAAGGCGAGATGGCCTTCAAGGCGGGCGATGTTTTCCGGGTTATCGATACCCTGCACAACGGAGTTGTCGGCTCCTGGCAGGTTCTAAAAATAGGACGAGGACATCAGGAGATGCAGCGCGGCGTCATTCCAAACAAATCAAGGGCCGAGGAACTGGCCACCGCTCAGTTCAATGCCACCAAAAAGGAGATGAACGCCAATGAGTCGCGTGGAAACTTCTTCCGGCGAAGACG CTCCACGCATCGCCGCTCGAAGAGTCTGTCCCGCGAAAATTGGGACGATGTGGTTTTCTCTGACAGCATTTCCAAGTTCCCGGCCTATGAGCGGGTGGTGCTGCGACATCCTGGATTCGTTCGTCCCGTTGTCCTCTTTGGACCCGTCTCCGACTTGGCACGCGAACGCCTGGCCAAGGACTTCCCCGACAAGTTCTCGACCCCACTGCAGGACGATGACAAATCCGCCGGCAGTAGTGGAAAATGCCGCATTGTGCGGCTCTCGAATATACGCGATGTGATGGATCGGGGCAAGCACGCCCTGCTGGACATAACCCCGAATGCGGTGGATCGTCTGAACTATGCCCAGTTCTATCCGGTGGTCATATTCCTGAAAACGGACAGCAAGCACGTGATTAAGCAACTGCGTCATGGCCTGCCCAAGGCTGCCCACAAGAGCTCCAAGAAGCTGCTGGAGCAGGGCCAGAAGCTGGAGCGCGTCTGGTCGCACATCTTCAGCACTCAGATAGCCCTGAGTGACGAGGAGTCCTGGTATCGAAAGCTGCGCGATTCGATCGATCTGCAGCAGAGCGGCGCCGTCTGGATGTCCGAGTCTAAG TTCCCCGATTCCCCCACCGAAATGTTATTCCCCCCCTACATCGCCCAGCCTTGCCAGTTCGCCTGCTGCCGCCCCGTTGCATCGACCTCAGTGCCACGCTACTCTCAGAATCTGAATCTCGGCCAGAGCCACAGCAAATCCTTTACGCTGATCCAGGGCCAGGATACCACGACCCCGCCGCCCCGACCCCCGCCTGTGGTCTATGCCCATAGCCAGAGTCTGGCGGAAAAGCCGAGAAATCGAAGATCCTATACGATGGTGCCGATCATAAAACCGGCCACCTCAATGCCCAGTGGCCTGGCTCCAGCTGACACGGCTGATGTTCCCATAAGTCAGCCTTTGGAGGACCACGTCCTGGCTCTGGATGGAGCCAATTCCAGCCAGTACCACAGTTCCCAGCCCAATTTGCTGAGCAATAGCTTTGCCAGCACCCCCAAGCATTCCAGCTTGAATCTAAACGGAGGCAGTAGCACCAATGCCGTGAATCAAACAAGGGGATTCCAGCCTGGCTCTGGTCCTGCCGGTCCTGTCAGCCGCTATGGTTTGCGCCAAAATGCCCCAGTTGAGCGTCGGACTACGCCGTACTACTACCACGAGTTGTTGCTTCAAAAGAACATCTTCGATTCGAGTCTGAATCTGttggatcaaaataagaacaaaaacagcaacctgcagctggagcagcagcagcaacagcagcgacTTGTagatacaaatgtatctaAGAGGACGCCGGCACCAGCGCCGATGGCCAAACCACAGCAGCGACTGATCGGCAATGGGATACCGGGAAGGAGCAGCTACTCGTCCTCCTCCGGTTCCCTCAGCAATCTCCTGGGCAACGGCCATGAGAGCAGCGATGGCACTTTGGCAGATGAGGGCAACTTTACCCTGGCCTTTAATAATCTCACAAATCAAATAGCCAGTTTAAATAATTCAAGTAGCATAACCAACAACCAtattaatagtaataataataatattaattgtagtagcaacaacaatagcagcaacagcaacaacaatagcaacatTAATAATGCTGATTCCAACAACAATGTTGGCCAAAGTAACGAATGCATTGCATGA
- the LOC6500063 gene encoding tight junction protein ZO-3 isoform X12 encodes MSQFDNTCYTVPEASTDDDDDRGVNDLGSNVTLENGNHSDCTLESDATTTTSSLERHMYRNRYRSSRSYGPQRVSMPMLRSSRSREMTPQMGMYHEGPDREPQWGYFVPLSPNCFFSPPMQRRRYREKENDRNRRAVSYGGDITSSPQSATIPRAAPRRVALMKEPPPPPPKPQLTSKASLQSTDSISSCLASKYPQSEYNLIQKIDSNSTLTAPAQYQPQNFYANTGTISSTNGYGSLLCHSSSTASPLAVRKRDKLLHRFSDAATLGRKLKKKKNTNRTCRSMTEAIEMLADPVIEDEFFGDRTTWEYHTVAVTRVPGYGFGIAVSGGRDNPHFANGDPSIAVSDVLKGGPAEDRLQVNDRIISVNGVSLENVEYATAVQVLRDSGNTVQLVVKRRVPLNPVTPGGAAVQHQHSHSLSSVGLMANGGGVAPTPMTNLSQPNSLNSSLVQNASGGQPIKVTLTKGGKKDDYGVVLGCRLFVKEISSKAREQLNANGYSLQEGDIITRIHNTNCGDTMSLKEAKKIIDGCKERLNLVVLRDITNQAAVSQLNLNNSASHQSASGNIYATHQAQVSGCSNSNNNLEDPYLPGGASYSSQNLYVQPPTRTSNGPSMNGNVLNEEKSNLTPRGRSRGPLMDGVSLQQLDRPVTPTRGRNGVASDEPPRPPPPRGSSGGAAQEDFYSSRRQLYEERQSAEPRFISFQKEGSVGIRLTGGNEAGIFVTAVQPGSPASLQGLMPGDKILKVNDMDMNGVTREEAVLFLLSLQDRIDLIVQYCKEEYDEVVTNQRGDSFHIKTHFHCDNPSKGEMAFKAGDVFRVIDTLHNGVVGSWQVLKIGRGHQEMQRGVIPNKSRAEELATAQFNATKKEMNANESRGNFFRRRRSTHRRSKSLSRENWDDVVFSDSISKFPAYERVVLRHPGFVRPVVLFGPVSDLARERLAKDFPDKFSTPLQDDDKSAGSSGKCRIVRLSNIRDVMDRGKHALLDITPNAVDRLNYAQFYPVVIFLKTDSKHVIKQLRHGLPKAAHKSSKKLLEQGQKLERVWSHIFSTQIALSDEESWYRKLRDSIDLQQSGAVWMSESKFPDSPTEMLFPPYIAQPCQFACCRPVASTSVPRYSQNLNLGQSHSKSFTLIQGQDTTTPPPRPPPVVYAHSQSLAEKPRNRRSYTMVPIIKPATSMPSGLAPADTADVPISQPLEDHVLALDGANSSQYHSSQPNLLSNSFASTPKHSSLNLNGGSSTNAVNQTRGFQPGSGPAGPVSRYGLRQNAPVERRTTPYYYHELLLQKNIFDSSLNLLDQNKNKNSNLQLEQQQQQQRLVDTNVSKRTPAPAPMAKPQQRLIGNGIPGRSSYSSSSGSLSNLLGNGHESSDGTLADEGNFTLAFNNLTNQIASLNNSSSITNNHINSNNNNINCSSNNNSSNSNNNSNINNADSNNNVGQSNECIA; translated from the exons ATGTCACAATTCGACAATACCTGTTACACGGTGCCGGAGGCTTCCACCGACGACGATGATGATCGCGGTGTGAATGATTTGGGCAGCAATGTTACCCTGGAAAATGGAAACCATTCTGACTGCACCCTGGAATCAGATGCCACAACCACAACATCTTCGTTGGAACGTCATATGTATAGAAATCGGTATCGCAGCAGTCGAAGCTATGGCCCCCAAAGGGTCTCTATGCCCATGCTACGATCCAGCCGATCCAGGGAGATGACTCCCCAGATGGGGATGTATCACGAGGGACCGGATCGGGAGCCACAATGGGGCTATTTTGTGCCCCTCTCGCCAAACTGTTTCTTCAGTCCGCCCATGCAACGAAGGCGTTATAG GGAAAAGGAAAACGATCGCAATCGTCGGGCTGTCAGTTATGGCGGTGACATTACCTCATCGCCCCAATCAGCTACGATACCACGTGCTGCTCCCCGCCGGGTGGCATTGATGAAGGAACCTCCCCCGCCGCCACCAAAGCCACAGCTGACGTCCAAGGCGTCACTGCAGTCCACGGACTCGATCTCCTCTTGTTTGGCCAGCAAGTATCCCCAGTCGGAGTACAATCTCATCCAGAAGATCGACTCGAACAGCACTTTGACGGCACCGGCGCAGTATCAGCCGCAGAATTTCTATGCCAACACCGGGACAATCTCCTCAACCAACGGCTATGGATCGCTACTGTGTCACTCCAGTTCCACGGCCAGTCCGCTGGCGGTTCGCAAGCGGGACAAGCTGCTGCATCGCTTCAGTGATGCTGCCACATTGGGTCGCAagttgaagaagaagaagaacacCAACCGCACCTGCCGCTCCATGACGGAGGCCATCGAGATGCTGGCTGATCCGGTTATCGAGGATGAATTCTTT GGCGATCGCACCACTTGGGAGTACCACACAGTTGCAGTCACCCGGGTGCCGGGTTATGGCTTCGGCATCGCCGTTTCCGGTGGACGTGATAATCCGCACTTCGCCAACGGAGATCCATCGATAGCTGTTAGCGACGTACTCAAAGGTGGCCCCGCCGAGGATCGATTGCA AGTCAACGATCGGATTATATCGGTGAATGGCGTTTCCCTGGAGAACGTGGAGTATGCGACGGCGGTGCAAGTGTTGCGGGACAGTGGCAACACTGTGCAGCTGGTGGTGAAGAGGCGCGTGCCACTGAATCCCGTCACGCCGGGTGGTGCGGCGGTGCAGCACCAGCACTCGCACAGCCTCAGCTCGGTGGGTCTGATGGCCAATGGAGGTGGCGTGGCGCCAACTCCCATGACCAATCTCAGCCAGCCAAACTCGTTGAACTCGTCGCTGGTGCAAAACGCCTCCGGAGGTCAGCCCATCAAGGTCACACTCACGAAAGGCGGCAAAAAGGATGACTACGGCGTGGTTCTGGGCTGCAGGCTGTTTGTCAAGGAGATCTCCTCGAAGGCCAGGGAGCAGCTGAACGCCAATGGCTACAGCCTCCAGGAAGGTGACATCATCACACGCATCCACAACACAAACTGCGGGGATACCATGAGCCTGAAGGAGGCCAAGAAGATTATCGATGGCTGCAAGGAGCGCCTGAACCTGGTGGTTCTCCGAGACATCACCAATCAGGCGGCTGTCAGTCAACTGAATCTTAACAACTCGGCCAGCCATCAGTCGGCATCGGGAAATATTTATGCCACCCATCAGGCACAAGTGTCCGgctgcagcaacagcaacaataaccTGGAGGATCCGTATCTGCCAGGAGGGGCCAGCTACTCCTCCCAGAACCTCTATGTTCAGCCGCCAACCCGAACCTCTAATGGCCCCAGCATGAATGGCAATGTCCTGAACGAGGAGAAGAGCAATCTGACACCCAGGGGAAGATCCAGAGGTCCCTTGATGGATGGAGTTTCTCTGCAGCAACTGGACAGACCTGTGACCCCAACTAGAGGACGCAACGGAGTTGCCTCCGATGAGCCACCGCGTCCGCCACCCCCAAGAGGATCCAGTGGTGGAGCCGCCCAAGAGGACTTCTACAGCTCTCGAAGACAGCTTTACGAGGAGCGCCAGAGTGCCGAGCCACGGTTCATATCCTTCCAAAAGGAAGGAAGCGTTGGCATTCGTCTAACTGGTGGCAACGAAGCCGGAATCTTTGTGACAGCCGTGCAGCCAGGATCTCCAGCTTCGCTCCAGGGTCTAATGCCGGGAGACAAAATCCTGAAAGTCAACGACATGGACATGAACGGTGTGACCCGAGAGGAGGCTGTGCTCTTTCTATTGAGTCTCCAGGATCGCATCGATCTGATTGTGCAGTACTGCAAGGAGGAGTACGACGAGGTCGTGACCAACCAGCGTGGCGACTCTTTCCACATCAAGACCCATTTCCATTGCGATAATCCATCCAAAGGCGAGATGGCCTTCAAGGCGGGCGATGTTTTCCGGGTTATCGATACCCTGCACAACGGAGTTGTCGGCTCCTGGCAGGTTCTAAAAATAGGACGAGGACATCAGGAGATGCAGCGCGGCGTCATTCCAAACAAATCAAGGGCCGAGGAACTGGCCACCGCTCAGTTCAATGCCACCAAAAAGGAGATGAACGCCAATGAGTCGCGTGGAAACTTCTTCCGGCGAAGACG CTCCACGCATCGCCGCTCGAAGAGTCTGTCCCGCGAAAATTGGGACGATGTGGTTTTCTCTGACAGCATTTCCAAGTTCCCGGCCTATGAGCGGGTGGTGCTGCGACATCCTGGATTCGTTCGTCCCGTTGTCCTCTTTGGACCCGTCTCCGACTTGGCACGCGAACGCCTGGCCAAGGACTTCCCCGACAAGTTCTCGACCCCACTGCAGGACGATGACAAATCCGCCGGCAGTAGTGGAAAATGCCGCATTGTGCGGCTCTCGAATATACGCGATGTGATGGATCGGGGCAAGCACGCCCTGCTGGACATAACCCCGAATGCGGTGGATCGTCTGAACTATGCCCAGTTCTATCCGGTGGTCATATTCCTGAAAACGGACAGCAAGCACGTGATTAAGCAACTGCGTCATGGCCTGCCCAAGGCTGCCCACAAGAGCTCCAAGAAGCTGCTGGAGCAGGGCCAGAAGCTGGAGCGCGTCTGGTCGCACATCTTCAGCACTCAGATAGCCCTGAGTGACGAGGAGTCCTGGTATCGAAAGCTGCGCGATTCGATCGATCTGCAGCAGAGCGGCGCCGTCTGGATGTCCGAGTCTAAG TTCCCCGATTCCCCCACCGAAATGTTATTCCCCCCCTACATCGCCCAGCCTTGCCAGTTCGCCTGCTGCCGCCCCGTTGCATCGACCTCAGTGCCACGCTACTCTCAGAATCTGAATCTCGGCCAGAGCCACAGCAAATCCTTTACGCTGATCCAGGGCCAGGATACCACGACCCCGCCGCCCCGACCCCCGCCTGTGGTCTATGCCCATAGCCAGAGTCTGGCGGAAAAGCCGAGAAATCGAAGATCCTATACGATGGTGCCGATCATAAAACCGGCCACCTCAATGCCCAGTGGCCTGGCTCCAGCTGACACGGCTGATGTTCCCATAAGTCAGCCTTTGGAGGACCACGTCCTGGCTCTGGATGGAGCCAATTCCAGCCAGTACCACAGTTCCCAGCCCAATTTGCTGAGCAATAGCTTTGCCAGCACCCCCAAGCATTCCAGCTTGAATCTAAACGGAGGCAGTAGCACCAATGCCGTGAATCAAACAAGGGGATTCCAGCCTGGCTCTGGTCCTGCCGGTCCTGTCAGCCGCTATGGTTTGCGCCAAAATGCCCCAGTTGAGCGTCGGACTACGCCGTACTACTACCACGAGTTGTTGCTTCAAAAGAACATCTTCGATTCGAGTCTGAATCTGttggatcaaaataagaacaaaaacagcaacctgcagctggagcagcagcagcaacagcagcgacTTGTagatacaaatgtatctaAGAGGACGCCGGCACCAGCGCCGATGGCCAAACCACAGCAGCGACTGATCGGCAATGGGATACCGGGAAGGAGCAGCTACTCGTCCTCCTCCGGTTCCCTCAGCAATCTCCTGGGCAACGGCCATGAGAGCAGCGATGGCACTTTGGCAGATGAGGGCAACTTTACCCTGGCCTTTAATAATCTCACAAATCAAATAGCCAGTTTAAATAATTCAAGTAGCATAACCAACAACCAtattaatagtaataataataatattaattgtagtagcaacaacaatagcagcaacagcaacaacaatagcaacatTAATAATGCTGATTCCAACAACAATGTTGGCCAAAGTAACGAATGCATTGCATGA